In Alnus glutinosa chromosome 7, dhAlnGlut1.1, whole genome shotgun sequence, the sequence TCTTAGTGTAGAATTGATATTcggtaatgtgatgtagaaaaatcatttcccatTTTGTTGTGTAGGTAGAAATGCTGATTCTGATCTGGAGATACACCTGGTACAAATTCTGGATTCTTCTGAAGATTTATTCTAAGCATCCATAGTTGGtatacattttcatttttcacataATTAGCTCTTGAATTGGATCTCAAAACACCTGGCCAAAATTTGCAGATCTCACGTCAGGCGGGGAAGTATCAAGCCACCTCGACTCGTTTTGCCTGTAAACGACGTTTTGTTGTTCTATGATAATTGAAATTGTCTCATCTTGGTTTATTGAGTAATGCTTactcaaaaaatttcttttgtgtttttaacttttaaaatcactatttttaataattaaatgattaatttcttGGGATTGTATCACTTATAAGATAGACGTTGCCAATTAAGTAGGAGCAAAAAGCACAAACATGAAAAACAAGTGTCCCGTACCAGAATACAAGAAACATTGTTCCAATCCCAACGGGTTCGGAACTGGAAACAAGTCAAATCCTTTAGCAACATGGTAGCATAATGCCCAAGGATGATGACACCAATCCTCCATTATGCTCTATCTACAGCTGAACCTTCTCAGTTCATCTTATACAATATGATTTGAAagttgtgaaaattaaaaaaaataaagaaaaagaatagaaaagatgAGAACAAAAGAACAACTGCTGTGTGGCTAACTTCCATAATTTACAAACATGTTCATAAACCAAGGCAAACAATTACCACGTCCAAAGGGTTACGATCTCTTTTACTACCTGCAACCTGTGCTTTCTATTCTCTCCTAACTAGTTGTCATAATAAACCTAACTGTTCGAGGCATGTCTCTGACTAATAGCACTAGGCTGTTGCATTTGTACAGTGTCTTTGCCCCCCCCCACTCCCAAAATTTTCTAAATGCTGCAAGATCCCAGGAACATTCAGATGGCCTCCAAACCATAGGGCTGGCAAACACAGTTTATAGCATGTATCAGTTTCCTCCTAGGCCCCACTGCATTTGCACCCATATCCTTGAGCTTCTTCATTGTTAAATTCACCAACTGAAATTTATTAACACTCTTCCTCTGAAAAATCCTCACAAACTGACCAAGTCCAAGTGATGCTAACCACCTGCTTAATCCACCAGCTTTTTGAAGCTTCCTCTCAAGATTTGATGCCCTGAGCCTTTGATTTAGCAACATTCCCCCATCGAGGATGATACTGGGGCAATGTAATAGTCTAGGCCGCTTGATCACTTTTGAGGTGGCAGATACCCCAAATCTTTTATAAATCTTTGAGGTACCAACTTGATCCGGCTTTCCTGCTTCCGTTCTTAAATCTATCCTTGGTGGCTTGGCTAATGTTGGCATCTCTTGATCAGAAGCTTTTCTCGCAAATTGAATACCCTGTTTAGGAGCCAATGACATCGACTTCTCTCGTTCCTCAATTGAAGGCATTGCGGAACATATATCAATT encodes:
- the LOC133873126 gene encoding uncharacterized protein LOC133873126, yielding MVKTKQRQLVAIPTNKNITPSGHVDSSKSNNDLDLLGDDSWVIVKKQRITILVPPLPAAKKLTAQNPGPYQPQATTIKTTTNQVQPPIDICSAMPSIEEREKSMSLAPKQGIQFARKASDQEMPTLAKPPRIDLRTEAGKPDQVGTSKIYKRFGVSATSKVIKRPRLLHCPSIILDGGMLLNQRLRASNLERKLQKAGGLSRWLASLGLGQFVRIFQRKSVNKFQLVNLTMKKLKDMGANAVGPRRKLIHAINCVCQPYGLEAI